One window of the Desulfovibrio sp. genome contains the following:
- a CDS encoding class I SAM-dependent rRNA methyltransferase: MRKLCLKKNEDRRLRAGHLWIFANEVDVKQSPLTDFAPGESATLCDWRGAPLGSVCVNPASLICARLHSRKPDTEMDEALLTQRLELALALRQRLYPAPWYRLCHGEGDFLPGLVIDRYGDHLTVQVTTAGMEQRREALTAALHTLVRPTSILWANDLAARGLENLAREQQSEGTLPERLEVPEGDCRFYTPCATGQKTGWFYDQRPNRAELARYAREADVLDIFSYVGGFGVSAAAAGAKSVTFIDASAQALSFAEENVKANAPTCEAQTLCGDAFDLLRQLRDDGRRFQVISLDPPAFIKRRKDAALGLAAYKQANDLAVQLLAPGGILATSSCSHHLEVQALRGCLTQAATKRKLHARILFAGGQGPDHPIHAAMPETAYLKCFIAQVGA; this comes from the coding sequence ATGCGCAAACTCTGCCTTAAAAAAAATGAAGACCGTCGCCTGCGCGCGGGCCACCTGTGGATATTCGCCAACGAAGTGGACGTGAAGCAAAGCCCGCTTACCGACTTTGCCCCCGGCGAGTCCGCAACACTGTGCGACTGGCGCGGCGCACCGCTTGGCAGCGTGTGCGTCAACCCGGCCTCGCTTATCTGCGCCCGCCTGCACAGCCGCAAGCCCGATACCGAGATGGACGAGGCCCTGCTTACCCAAAGGCTGGAATTAGCCCTGGCTCTACGCCAGCGCCTCTACCCCGCCCCCTGGTACCGGCTCTGCCACGGCGAGGGCGACTTTTTGCCCGGCCTTGTCATTGACCGCTACGGCGACCACCTCACCGTGCAGGTTACCACCGCTGGCATGGAACAACGCCGCGAGGCGCTCACCGCCGCCCTGCACACCCTTGTGCGCCCGACTTCCATTCTCTGGGCCAACGATCTTGCAGCGCGCGGGCTCGAAAACCTCGCACGCGAGCAGCAGAGCGAAGGCACCCTGCCCGAACGCCTTGAAGTGCCAGAGGGCGACTGCCGCTTTTACACGCCCTGCGCCACCGGCCAGAAAACAGGCTGGTTTTACGACCAGCGCCCCAACCGGGCTGAGCTTGCGCGCTATGCCAGGGAAGCTGACGTGCTGGATATCTTCAGCTATGTTGGCGGGTTCGGCGTCAGTGCCGCTGCCGCCGGTGCAAAGTCTGTGACCTTTATAGATGCTTCGGCCCAGGCGCTCTCCTTTGCGGAAGAAAACGTAAAGGCCAACGCCCCGACCTGCGAGGCCCAGACCCTCTGCGGCGACGCCTTTGACCTGCTGCGCCAGCTGCGCGACGATGGCCGCCGCTTTCAGGTCATCAGCCTTGATCCACCGGCCTTCATCAAGCGCCGCAAAGACGCGGCCCTTGGGCTGGCCGCATACAAGCAGGCCAACGATCTGGCCGTGCAGCTGCTCGCACCGGGTGGCATACTTGCCACGTCTTCGTGCTCGCACCATCTCGAGGTGCAGGCACTGCGCGGCTGCTTGACGCAGGCCGCCACCAAGCGCAAACTGCATGCCCGTATTCTGTTTGCCGGAGGTCAGGGGCCGGATCATCCCATCCATGCTGCCATGCCCGAAACGGCCTATTTGAAGTGCTTTATTGCCCAGGTGGGCGCTTAA